Proteins from one Malassezia vespertilionis chromosome 2, complete sequence genomic window:
- the IWS1 gene encoding Transcription factor iws1 (BUSCO:EOG0926390Q; COG:K; EggNog:ENOG503P0IY), giving the protein MSAEEETDHRQIFGSDSEDEEYGQDARAQETEVVDTLPSIPHREVTEEISAPPKKKKSKHDDDDDVDDVVVQDNTPEPEGEQVPEISEKERIRAQVDAQIEAALKAGKRRTTRRRATGDDDLELMADEEVSALQKEMILAADEDEEANRLKQPATAKLRMLSRVVSTLQKTHLQQAILDNNLLEGVKRWLEPLPDRSLPALNIQKQLFGVLEAMTIDTISLKMSGLGRVVVFYTLCDRVEKSIKRSAEHLIGTFSSPH; this is encoded by the exons ATGTCTGCAGAGGAGGAAACG GACCACAGGCAAATTTTCG GGAGCGACTCGGAGGACGAAGAATATGGTCAGG acgcgcgtgcacagGAAACGGAGGTGGTGGATACACTGCCGAGTATTCCTCACCGTGAAGTGACGGAGGAAATCAGCGCGCCCCCGAAAAA AAAAAAGTCGAAGCacgacgatgacgacgacgtcgacgacgtcgtcgtccaggACAATACGCCTGAACCTGAGGGGGAACAAGTGCCTGAAATATCTGAAAAAGAGC GTATCCGCGCCCAAGTCGACGCGCAAATCGAAGCAGCCCTTAAAGCAGGCAAACGACGCACTACACGCCGACGTGCAACTGGCGACGAT GACCTGGAGCTTATGGCAGACGAAGAGGTGTCTGCGCTTCAAAAAGAAATGATTCTTGCAGCggacgaggacgaagagGCGAACCGACTCAAACAACCCGCCACAGCCAAGCTTCGCATGCTTTCCCGCGTTGTCAGCACCTTGCAAAAGACGCATTTGCAGCAAGCGATTCTCGATAACAACTTACTGGAAGGCGTGAAACGCTGGCTCGAGCCGCTGCCCGACCGGAGTTTGCCGGCGCTAAACATCCAGAAACAGTTGTTCGGTGTTCTTGAGGCCATGACAATCGATACCATAAGTTTGAAGATGAGCGGACTTGGTCGTGTGGTTGTGTTTTACACGCTTTGCGACCGAGTCGAGAAATCGatcaagcgcagcgccgagcatctCATTGGTACGTTTAGCTCGCCTCACTGA
- the ADI1 gene encoding 1,2-dihydroxy-3-keto-5-methylthiopentene dioxygenase (EggNog:ENOG503NXU5; COG:D), whose translation MTPSATNGVHNGQQDVSEYSLSGVLHFLQKEWRKYEHDRNTWAIERAELRARIALLEGERRGVENVKNDLMRRIKMLEYALRQERLKSLSDASHTSGKQAERIAANESHTPQYEEAGTTFGAQRLATPELFRANACTKNASMTQSNVKLPLGVKDSKGRAKSRAYLQQCLQEIAYLTSATTLNPLSNDAESVDTGSEQSSLPRPHMSLLEEDASNHVEHLEGREEKRATESAATHLLPEKKREAESAATPPALEYFTPTQSEPNPLSTDLVKNLTDMSALEKEKEKHDAVKSGDAALAPSPVPVADVQLWNLKGTMRAHFDVIRALTFEGDRNGFFTGSDDCTIKQWALSSIDPAQSQPVPQNLKTQHVFTFRGHTAAVTSLAYSKEQQCLYSSSMDFTIRAWPVATAEDRAGAAQSTLIAKTPEIVWNIVLLQHHGKEDALLASTCADGLVRLWRVDTEEPQLYLSWDYFGTDRSVCVDEGSAQYNNSELPVPTFITAVPADLRICAVSYTNGCVKTFSVETGNQLKCLTSPEKLEKRSDIHTNMLGAHPTLPLVLTAQENNYIRMLNVTTGECIMELCAHNDSVSCIDVDPSGLTLMSGSHDCTLRFWDMISTAAQNEAESGNKNSAANPGQPSDPYSAVCFQEVKPHSAKDNEGILVALYHPTAPYVATAGADGMVQLFG comes from the coding sequence ATGACCCCGAGCGCCACGAACGGGGTTCACAACGGCCAGCAAGACGTATCTGAATATTCCTTATCCGGTGTCTTGCACTTCCTGCAAAAAGAATGGCGAAAATACGAGCACGACCGAAATACTTGGGCCATTGAGCGGGCAGAGTTGCGTGCACGgattgcgctgcttgaaGGAGAGCGCCGTGGCGTAGAAAATGTGAAGAATGACctgatgcggcgcatcaaGATGCTTGAATACGCGCTTCGCCAGGAGCGACTGAAGAGCTTATCTGATGCTTCCCACACGTCTGGGAAGCAGGCGGAGAGGATTGCAGCAAACGAATCTCACACGCCACAGTACGAGGAGGCAGGTACTACATTCGGTGCGCAACGCCTCGCGACACCGGAGCTGTTCCGCGCGAATGCATGCACAAAGAATGCCAGCATGACGCAGAGCAACGTCAAGCTACCACTTGGTGTCAAGGACTCCAAAGGACGCGCAAAGAGTCGTGCATATTTACAGCAATGCTTGCAAGAGATTGCTTACCTTACCAGTGCCACGACCTTGAATCCACTTTCAAACGATGCCGAAAGCGTTGATACGGGCAGCGAGCAAAGCAGCCTGCCTCGGCCCCACATGTCCTTGCTGGAGGAAGATGCGTCGAATCATGTGGAGCATTTGGAAGGGCGCGAGGAAAAGCGTGCTACAGAGAGTGCCGCAACGCATCTCTTGCCcgaaaagaagcgcgaaGCAGAGAGCGCTGCCACGCCACCTGCACTCGAGTACTTTACCCCTACTCAATCCGAGCCGAATCCATTGTCTACAGACCTCGTCAAGAATCTAACCGATATGAGTGCGCTGGAGAAGGAAAAAGAGAAGCATGACGCTGTGAAAAgcggcgacgctgcactgGCACCGTCGCCAGTGCCCGTCGCCGACGTCCAACTTTGGAACTTGAAAGGCACTATGCGCGCCCACTTTGACGTCATCCGCGCGTTGACGTTTGAAGGGGACCGCAACGGGTTTTTCACGGGCTCGGACGACTGTACGATCAAACAATGGGCCTTGTCGTCGATCGATCCCGCACAGTCCCAGCCGGTACCGCAGAACTTGAAGACGCAGCATGTGTTTACGTTTAGAGGCCACACTGCAGCGGTCACATCTTTGGCTTACTCGAAAGAGCAGCAGTGTTTGTATAGCAGCAGCATGGATTTTACCATCCGCGCTTGGCCGGTTGCTACTGCCGAGGATCGCGCCGGTGCCGCCCAGTCCACGCTAATTGCCAAGACACCAGAAATTGTGTGGAATattgtgctgctgcagcaccaCGGTAAAgaggatgcgctcctcgcaTCGACATGCGCCGACGGACTGGTCCGACTATGGCGCGTGGACACGGAAGAGCCGCAACTCTACTTGAGCTGGGACTATTTCGGCACCGATCGAAGTGTGTGTGTGGATGAAGGTTCAGCGCAGTATAACAACAGCGAGCTCCCTGTCCCGACATTTATTACAGCAGTGCCAGCCGACTTGCGTATATGTGCAGTAAGCTACACGAATGGCTGTGTCAAGACATTTTCGGTTGAGACGGGCAACCAACTAAAATGCCTCACCTCTCCAGAGAAATTGGAGAAGCGGTCTGATATTCATACCAACATGCTGGGGGCGCATCCAACGCTGCCGCTTGTGTTGACTGCACAGGAAAACAATTATATACGCATGTTGAATGTCACAACAGGCGAGTGCATCATGGAACTTTGTGCACACAATGACAGCGTATCGTGCATTGATGTCGATCCTTCTGGCTTGACGCTGATGAGTGGCAGCCACGATTGTACACTGCGCTTTTGGGACATGATCAGCACTGCTGCACAAAACGAGGCCGAGTCGGGGAATAAAAACAGTGCCGCCAATCCTGGCCAACCTTCGGACCCCTACTCGGCTGTGTGTTTCCAAGAAGTAAAGCCGCACAGCGCTAAAGACAACGAAGGCATTCTTGTTGCCTTATACCACCCTACTGCTCCATACGTGGCTACGGCCGGCGCCGACGGCATGGTGCAGCTCTTCGGATAG
- the PIN4 gene encoding Peptidyl-prolyl cis-trans isomerase pin4 (COG:A; EggNog:ENOG503NZ7N), giving the protein MAEKNFVQSFDAMNVGNELPADNGLAEPYAAPNNVPFDAIMSFSPFHLTQPSPSLQDNATANMYSSRFQHLFSNGNSAPGNSVARTKSQEDMFAKAPGAVPDAATPGRLDMLNPLFSAGSANSQGARGTLPFYSNTWGAPSPSSPFGVGSDRLTSVNGTQPTMQLGAGPIRFGGNIPTNTTGETDIIPTAIVIKNIPFNIKREQLLHVIRDLGIPVPYAFNYHFDQGIFRGLAFANFHSPAEANEVVAALNGLDVSGRKLRVEYKKVLQAGEKERIEKEKAIKRLQYPHGASDKDRKKDKPMGAEFVPSSLGMPSAPSRVVSPSVPLLNTFSPPPLAMPHQENVAALDAGSFSNTSDSALNDSLDLNDPFALEVYSRVLLFKDDRIRDELAFSKSLSHTERRIVQLVTQKLGLFHRMVGGADERQVIVTKFELPQRTTPIPLDARDGSSQSTPSAPTILRPDLRSKQSAPDMKRATRDTIAEQEHARARNGLLAHPSLPARRPNSGMREGYAQDPRFEFNNLTPGAGMFGFPFDMTSVPLLPRPNSVDIEHLDQYQNTKSPTPFASSFRSKSPFASHALHHGTGASTPVSPLAHSTGALDTSQPGAALNGLAGTHRPLPMRGMPVDLNINDKIKPRLQVTSHLADAPHSERLWEKSVSDSSEHALAFAGASKDTTP; this is encoded by the exons ATGGCCGAAAAGAATTTTGTACAGTCATTCGATGCCATGAATGTTGGAAATGAACTTCCGGCAGATAATGGCTTGGCCGAGCCATATGCTGCGCCCAACAATGTGCCGTTCGACGCGATTATGTCGTTTTCCCCATTCCATCTGACTCAACCGAGTCCCAGCCTCCAGGACAATGCGACGGCCAACATGTATTCTTCTCGGTTCCAGCACTTGTTCTCCAACGGAAATTCTGCTCCAGGAAATAGTGTTGCCCGAACGAAATCGCAAGAAGACATGTTTGCCAAGGCGCCTGGAGCAGTGCCTGATGCAGCCACTCCTGGGCGTTTAGACATGCTAAACCCCTTGTTTTCTGCAGGATCTGCAAATTCAcaaggcgctcgcggcACTCTCCCATTTTACTCTAATACGTGGGGAGCGCCAAGCCCATCTTCGCCGTTTGGCGTCGGAAGTGATCGTTTGACCTCCGTGAACGGAACACAGCCGACCATGCAACTCGGCGCAGGCCCTATTCGTTTTGGCGGGAATATCCCGACTAATACTACAGGCGAAACGGATATTATCCCCACTGCGATTGTAATTAAGAACATTCCCTTCAACATTAAACGCGAGCAACTACTCCACGTTATC CGCGATTTAGGCATTCCTGTTCCTTATGCATTCAACTACCACTTTGACCAGGGCATTTTCCGTGGACTGGCCTTTGCTAATTTCCATTCGCCCGCGGAAGCGAACGAGGTGGTGGCAGCATTGAACGGTCTCGATGTGAGTGGCCGCAAATTGCGCGTCGAGTACAAGAAAGTACTACAAGCCGGCGAGAAGGAACGTATCGAGAAAGAGAAAGCTATCAAGCGTTTGCAGTatccgcacggcgccagTGACAAGGACCGTAAAAAAGACAAGCCCATGGGCGCCGAATTTGTGCCTTCCTCGCTGGGTATGCCTTCAGCGCCCAGCAGGGTTGTCTCTCCTAGCGTGCCACTGCTCAATACATTCTCCCCACCCCCACTGGCAATGCCCCACCAGGAGAACGTTGCAGCGCTTGATGCGGGCAGCTTTTCCAACACAAGCGACTCGGCACTCAACGATTCGCTGGACCTGAATGACCCATTTGCACTGGAGGTCTATTCGCGCGTCTTGCTTTTTAAAGACGACCGTATacgcgacgagcttgctTTTTCCAAGAGTCTTTCCCACacggagcgccgcattgtACAGCTTGTCACACAAAAGCTGGGCCTCTTCCACCGCATGGTCGGCGGTGCGGACGAGCGACAGGTGATTGTGACCAAGTTTGAGTTACCTCAAAGGACCACACCCATCCCCCttgatgcgcgcgatggaagctcgcaaagcacgcccagcgcacCCACCATATTGCGCCCTGACCTGCGTTCGAAGCAGTCTGCACCCGACATGAAACGTGCAACGCGCGACACTATTGCGGAGCAAGAACATGCGCGTGCCCGAAACGGCCTCCTGGCGCACCCCAGCTTGCCTGCGCGCAGGCCCAACAGCGGGATGCGCGAAGGATATGCACAGGATCCACGCTTTGAATTCAACAACCTCACACCCGGCGCTGGCATGTTTGGTTTTCCTTTTGACATGACTTCTgttcctcttcttccacGCCCCAACAGCGTAGATATTGAGCATTTGGACCAGTATCAAAATACAAAAAGCCCCACACCCTTTGCCTCTTCTTTCCGGTCCAAGTCGCCTTTTGCGAGCCATGCACTGCACCACGGTACTGGTGCATCCACACCCGTCTCGCCATTGGCCCACAGTACCGGCGCCTTGGATACGAGTCAGCCgggtgcggcgctcaaCGGCCTCGCTGGCACGCACAGACCGCTTCCAATGCGGGGCATGCCGGTTGACTTGAACATAAACGACAAAATCAAGCCGAGGCTGCAAGTGACATCTCAtctcgccgacgcgccgcattcgGAGCGCCTATGGGAAAAGAGCGTGTCTGATTCATCGGAGCATGCGTTGGCCTTTGCGGGTGCTTCCAAGGATACGACGCCGTGA
- a CDS encoding uncharacterized protein (COG:J; EggNog:ENOG503P285), with protein sequence MFAKQFKHHGQVQVSRYLRPYHSGDIVDIVADSGEQKGMPHKYYQGRTGVVYGVFPRAVGVLIYKTVGNRKIEKRVNLRIEHIRHSKCRDDFLTRVKANAAAKRAAKEKGENANLKRQPAQPLEAHTISLVKNLPTTLVPQAYDTYI encoded by the exons ATGTTTGCCAAGCAATTCAAGCACCACGGTCAGGTGCAGGTGAGCCGCTACTTGAGGCCCTACCACTCCGGCGACATTGTCGACATTGTTGCTGACTCTGGTGAGCAGAAGGGTATGCCGCACAAGTACTACCAGGGCCGTACCGGTGTGGTCTACGGTGTATTTCCTCGTGCTGTCGGTGTTCTCATCTACAAGACCGTGGGCAACCGCAAGATTGAGAAGCGTGTAAATCTCCGGATTGAGCACATCCGTCACTCCAAGTGCCGCGACGACTTCCTTACCCGTGTGAAGGCCAACGCTGctgccaagcgcgctgcCAAGGAGAAGGGTG AGAACGCCAATCTCAAGCGTCAGCCCGCCCAGCCCCTGGAGGCGCACACCATCAGCCTTGTCAAGAACCTCCCCACCACCCTGGTGCCCCAGGCTTACGACACGTACATCTAA
- a CDS encoding uncharacterized protein (COG:J; EggNog:ENOG503NU1W), with protein MPVAFHSCKGGPRKYSKMYKVPRRPFESPRLDAELKLCGEYGLKNKTEIWRIALTLSKIRRAARELLKLEEKNPKRLFEGNAIIRRLIRIGVLDESRMKLDYVLALRLEDFLERRLQTQVYRSGLAKSVHQARVLIAQRHIRVGKQIVTAPGFIVRLESQKHIDFTLKSPYAGGRPGRVKRKRQASAAAAEGGDEEGGDEEEE; from the coding sequence ATGCCCGTCGCTTTTCACAGTTGTAAGGGTGGGCCCCGTAAGTACAGTAAAATGTACAAGGTGCCTCGCCGTCCGTTTGAGAGCCCTCGTCTCGATGCCGAGTTGAAGCTCTGCGGCGAGTACGGTCTTAAGAACAAGACAGAGATTTGGCGCATTGCCCTGACGCTCTCCAAGATCcgtcgtgctgcgcgtgaGCTGCTCAAGCTTGAGGAGAAGAACCCTAAGCGTCTCTTTGAGGGCAACGCCATTATTCGTCGTCTCATCCGCATTGGTGTGCTTGACGAGTCCCGCATGAAGCTTGATTACGTGTTGGCTCTTCGGTTGGAGGACTTCCTTGAACGCCGTCTCCAGACCCAGGTGTACCGCTCTGGTCTTGCCAAGAGTGTTCACCAAGCCCGTGTGCTTATTGCCCAGCGTCACATCCGTGTCGGTAAGCAGATTGTTACTGCGCCGGGCTTTATTGTCCGTCTTGAATCGCAGAAGCACATTGACTTCACGCTCAAGTCTCCCTATGCTGGTGGTCGCCCTGGCCGCGTTAAGCGTAAGCGCCAAGCttctgccgccgccgccgaggGTGGTGACGAAGAGGGTGGtgacgaggaggaggagtAA